Within the Pagrus major chromosome 4, Pma_NU_1.0 genome, the region TGAGCTCAGGTGATAATATTCAAACACACCTGTGAAAAAATGGCCTCCCCTGAAAGCTTAACCAGCTTTTTAGAAGAAACAAAGTGTGAGATGTTGGCAACAGATACACTCGTGAAGACGTCACACAGGGCTTcagaaaactgacatttttataaatacGATGTAGACGaacagataatgaaaataattcttAGTTTTCACCCAATTTTTATGCATTTGTGTGACTCACATTgtggaaaaatgtaatttcttccAGGGTTGGAACTGTTTCCTGAGTCCACCCATGGTCACACATCTGGAACCAGACCGGTCCACTACAGTCCTTGAAAAACCCGCTAGTCCTCGTCCCTTCACACAGGACGCTCTGTGAGGTGACGATGTTCTTTATCATTAAACCCACAACGATTACAGTGAAGCAGTCATAGGCTGTGAACCTTTCATTTTCAGGCCTCTCACAAGTAAAACTGAGAATCTCTCCAGCCTGACATCATGTAAACATCATGTAAAAATCATGTAAACATTATGTAAACATTATATAAACATTATGTAAACGTTGTGTAAAGTCTCAGTAACGAGCTCCTGGTGTGATGAGCTCAGCGTGCAGGAAACACACCGCTGGCTGGACTCTGGACTCTGGACTCTGGACCCTGGTCACAGACTGACCCAGTGACTCTGAGTCCAGTTCACTCTGCTGGAGCTCAGTGTTGTGTGTACCGCACAgtcctgttaccatggcaacaggagCCGTGTTGTGTCACTGATATAATTTCCGCTGGCTTTTTGTGTGTCGGCTTTTACTTGTGATTAAACTCCAGGAGCAGCGTCAGTGTGAGAGACTGAACAGACAATAACTGCATGTACAGAAACactaaatgtacttttaaaacCAGTGAATAAACATGAGACTGACACGACTTCTACACCTGAAAACCAACTTTTCCTGTGAAAACCAGGTGCAGCCCCAAAGTGTCAGAGAAACACCTGAACAACGTGAAGCAGTttaatctcttcttcttcttcatcccaACAAAACTACATCACAGACAACATCTGTTGAGGAGTGAGGGACGGACAGACTGATACGTTtagtgacagcagctgtgtgatcCACTGTTTTTAAAGTGATGGATCACAGAGACAGTTTGAGGAGACTAACTGTTGTCTTTGTAACTTTCCTGGTTCACAATGAAACACCACGTCAGCGCTGTCAGACCAAACACCAACGCCTCGTTTTGGGTGAGAAAACCAACATTTGaggctgaaagaaagaaatgtgtgttaacagatgtgactgtgttttCGTGCACTGAAGCCATCACTCTACTTTTCTCcttgacaaacacacatcacaccttAGACGATAGCTGAAACAACCTGTAGCTTCAGGTGATACAGAAAACAGCGAAAAGGACAACAAATCACAATAGCATCATGCAAACAGTGACAGCGTCACGTTTAAGTTATCAGCTCTTGCATGCTGTGCACGTACAAAATGTTAACATGGGCTCCAGAAGTCCAGTCTGACTAATAGGTCGAAGGTTTATtggacagtaaaacacagcacgGAGGTTGTAAAATCAACCCTTGGCCACAATCATTCATCTTGTTCCACTGACTGCAGATGAACAGAGAACTACCTGGAACCATGTTGTTCACATTATAAAACAGCTCAGTGAGTCAGGACCCACCCTGCCAGCACAGACACCACGTTACAGGTTCATGCAGTGGATGTGTACATGTTGCCCCAGTAAACTATACAGTGTGTATTTTAAATCTTGTATAACTAACTGCATAATAAATGATGTCAGAGTCAGCTGTAAGGCTTCTATCTGCAGATCCAACATGTGAACAACACAGccaaaaacacagccaacaaAACCTCCAGCTGCACATAAAGTCAGGGTGGAGTGAGGAGCAATCAAATCCTGAGTCACAGTATCTGTTTGTCTCTTATTTCAAAGGGTCATTTACTGCCTGACGGCCACAAAGTTAAACTTGAGGCATCAAAGTGGTCGTCCACAAACCAGAGGGTGACGTCACGGTGGGTGTGCacccagaaaaaaataaaataacttaaatgcaaaaattaaacATGATTCATTGATTCATATTAATCCTCCAGTGAACAGCAGAACAAAAGCTTCAGAGTAGATCATTAACTGTGTGAGGAAACTGTTTGGATCTTTATGAGAGTTTAGTTTGATAAGTGCCgactgtcagtcagctgtttttaaccaggaaaagaaaactgaacagAATCAGATGAAGAGTCAGAGAAACATGAGTGAAGCCTGAAGAGCCAAGGATCATTTTACAACTAAACACTGTGATGTTTCCAAATGTTGCAGGTTTTAACTGAGGCTTCGTTGTAAATGAGGAAACAGAGTTCAGATCCACAGAGCAGCTCCTCGTCCAGGAATGAAGCAAAGGTCGAGAACCGCTCACTCTTCTCTCTGATCTCTTATCTTGTTGCCTCAAATAAACTTCAGTTATCAGGAAGGGAAACTCAGACAGTCGATGtactgagaggtgaaatggcgcagagagcagttcagctggaccgagagactttctcttgttcgatctgtttggatctactgaaggatccggtgactactccctgtggacacagctactgcaagaaGTGTATTAAAGACCACTGGGACACAGAGAATGTGAAggggatccacagctgccctcagtgcaggaagagcttcacaccgaggcctcacctgctgaaaaacaccatgttggcagctttagtggaggagctgaagaagactggactccaagctgctcctgctgatcactgctatgctggacctgaagatgtggcctgtgatgtctgcactgggaggaaactgagagcattaaagtcctgtctggtctgtctggtttctttctgtgagaaacacctccagcctcacttTGAAATCCCTGCCtatgaaaaacacaagctggtggagccgtccaagaagctccaggagaacatctgctctcgtcacaatgaggtgatgaagattttctgccgtactgatcagcagtgtatctgttatctctgctccatggaggaacataaaggccacgacacagtgtcagctgcagcagagaggactgagaggcagagagagctggaggggagtcgacaaaacatccagcagagaatccaggacagagaggaagatgtgaaggtgcttcaacaggaggtggaggccatcaatggctctgctgataaagcagtggagcacagtgtgaagatcttcaccgagctgatccgtctcatggagaaaagacgctctgatgtgaagcagcaggtcagatcccagcaggaaactgaagtgagtcgagtcaaagagcttcaggagaagctggagcaggagatcactgagctgaagaggaaagacgctgagctgaagaagctctcacacacagaggatcacaaccagtttctacacaactacccctcactgtcagcactcagtgagtctacacactcatccagcatcaatatccgtcctctgaagtactttgaggatgtgacagcagctgtgtcagaggtcagagatatactacaggacgtcctgagacagaaacagacaaacgTCTCACcgacagtgactgaagtggatgttttactgccacAACCAGAGcccaagaccagagctgacttcttaagatattcacgtgaaatcacactggatccaaacacagcaaacacagagctgttattatctgaggggaacagaaaagcaacaagtGTGAGTGAACATCAGTCTTATTCTCATCatccagacagattcactgacTATtgtcaggtcctgagtagagagagtctgactggacgttgttactgggaggtggagtgtaGAGGGAGGGGAGGTGTAGCAGTCGTatacaagaatatcagcagagcaggAGACTCACATGAATGTGCATTTGGATTCAATGACAAATCTTGGATGTTAGATTGTCACAAAAACAGTTATTACTTTTATCACAACAGTGTCCAAACTCCTGTCTCAGGTCCtgtgtcctccagagttggagtgtacctggatcaaagtgcaggtattctgtccttctacagcgtctctgaaaccatcactctcctccacagagtccagaccacattcactcagcctctctatgctggacttgGTGTTGATCCTGGAGTCACTGCTGAGTTCTGTAGACCCAGATAGACTGAAGTCATTTCAGGGTCAGTGGGTTAAATTCTGTGCTTCATTTCttcagacttgttttgtttccatcattgttgctgagagctgattgttgtgtcgtttcttcacctgtcaatcaaaccttGTGGGCGGTACTCTGAcgtcttcttgttgttgtgtaaatgtttgagtgtgttcaggcggcgctccttcctgtgtctgttcagcctCAGAGGCTGTCACTGCTCATGATGAGTTCAGTTCACATGATCATAATCAATCAGGAGATCAGTCCTTATTTGCTtgtaaattcaatttaaatggTGAATAAACAAACGTGAACAAAGTCTTCTCTTCTGGTCTTCACTCCAGGGTCTCACACAGAGCTGACGGAGAACATAACAGTGTGGGGGGGCACGGGGGTCCTTCCCCTGAAACTTGTTCAGTGAAAAATGAAGCAATTTTCTGCACTTTGACATTTATATTCAAAGATTTTGGGAGATGATTTGAAAACTTTATCAGCAGCTCAGTAATGTCAGAGacagatataatatataatattacagCCAGAGAAAAGTATGAAAAATTAGGTATTTTCAAAACAGTATGAAGAagtaaaataacatcttttaattttttatatatatgaaaccaatatcaacactttcaaacacaaaagtttcaatgaaattaaaataatccttcctGTGAAAATATACAGTCTACATCACTACAACATGTGTTGTCCAGCTCTGAAGCTGTAATTAACAAGATGTgtcactctgtttttttttctgcaggacCAAATAAGTTGTAGATGTGACAGAAGTACATTAATATACACAGAATCAACATGTGGTTCAACACAGTGAACGTATTTGTGCATATGTCTTGTGGTATTTcctggttgtgatggtcagtgctcagattcatttccttcactgttcctttaaagctgGAGTTcgtagaatatgtgaaaaatgtatgagactgggatggaaacaaCTGTGCTTCCCCCTGAAAAAGTGGTCGAATTACAGGTAAGAAAGTACTTTACCTTTCTCTCGTGAACAAATTGAAtgtatgaacaaacaaacattacttttgcattgtttagaAGAGCAATAGAGACCGACAACAATAATGTCGTGCTAACGTCTCAGCATGACATAGCCTACGTGTCTGGCACTAATAAAGCCACGATATTTGTCATACTGACGTGATACTTATACAGcataatctaatgacaacagcaacacttatatatcacgggaaagaggtgtgaatgctaagaataataaaacaacatataacgctaaagtaaacaattaccccCACATGCACGGACTATTGGAGacaaccactttattcagacacttctttctttacaccgtaacctgaaaataaataataactgtcacatccatatttacacGGCACACGTCCTCTGTATGTCGTGTATATATAACAGTATTGACACTAAATTTGATGTagactttggctctgacttgcttgtagctgtcgtgagcctttggctacggttagcataaagctaatcacaacattactcgtcaattgtgaccacaaaccgcctgctttattagattcacGGTCATTTTAACTACACAGCCGATTACtaccacacatttagattattAGCTACGCAAAACTTAcattggaggctcacctgtccaggagaagaacagcaagctcAGTATCCAACTTCAGCCCGATGCTATCGCTA harbors:
- the LOC140994692 gene encoding E3 ubiquitin/ISG15 ligase TRIM25-like; protein product: MAQRAVQLDRETFSCSICLDLLKDPVTTPCGHSYCKKCIKDHWDTENVKGIHSCPQCRKSFTPRPHLLKNTMLAALVEELKKTGLQAAPADHCYAGPEDVACDVCTGRKLRALKSCLVCLVSFCEKHLQPHFEIPAYEKHKLVEPSKKLQENICSRHNEVMKIFCRTDQQCICYLCSMEEHKGHDTVSAAAERTERQRELEGSRQNIQQRIQDREEDVKVLQQEVEAINGSADKAVEHSVKIFTELIRLMEKRRSDVKQQVRSQQETEVSRVKELQEKLEQEITELKRKDAELKKLSHTEDHNQFLHNYPSLSALSESTHSSSINIRPLKYFEDVTAAVSEVRDILQDVLRQKQTNVSPTVTEVDVLLPQPEPKTRADFLRYSREITLDPNTANTELLLSEGNRKATSVSEHQSYSHHPDRFTDYCQVLSRESLTGRCYWEVECRGRGGVAVVYKNISRAGDSHECAFGFNDKSWMLDCHKNSYYFYHNSVQTPVSGPVSSRVGVYLDQSAGILSFYSVSETITLLHRVQTTFTQPLYAGLGVDPGVTAEFCRPR